In the genome of Actinobacillus genomosp. 1, the window GAAATAGTCGTTTGGGGATTATGCTGAAAAAAGGTATAATCCCCTTACTTTTTTCTGCGTATTTGCAAGAAAATTGAGAATTTAACCGCTTGAATTAAGAAGAGAGAACAGCATGAGCAAGATTCCATTAAGAACCGAAGAAGAGATTGAGAAATTACGTGTCGCTTGTAAATTAGCCTCTGACGTATTAGTAATGATTGAGCCGTATGTGAAAGAAGGCGTAAGCACCGCAGAATTAGACCGTATTTGTCATGAATATATCGTAAACGAACAGCAGGCGATTCCGGCGTGTTTAAACTATCATGGCTTCCCGAATGCGACTTGTATTTCATTAAACGAAGTGGTGTGCCACGGTATTCCGAGTGCGGATCGTAAATTGAAAAAAGGCGATATTCTAAATATTGACGTAACGGTGATTAAAGACGGTTACTACGGCGACAACTCAAAAATGTATGTGGTTGGCGAGCCGAGCATTCGAGATAAACGTTTAATTGACGTAACGTTAGAATCGCTTTATATCGG includes:
- the map gene encoding type I methionyl aminopeptidase, with product MSKIPLRTEEEIEKLRVACKLASDVLVMIEPYVKEGVSTAELDRICHEYIVNEQQAIPACLNYHGFPNATCISLNEVVCHGIPSADRKLKKGDILNIDVTVIKDGYYGDNSKMYVVGEPSIRDKRLIDVTLESLYIGLRTVKPGIRLKEIGKTIQQYVEKQGFSVVREYCGHGIGTEFHCDPQVLHYNSDDGGVVLQEGMVFTIEPMVNAGKKEIRNMPDGWTVKTKDRSHSAQFEHQIVVTKEGCEVMTIRDEEIAEGRISRIMKNV